In the Prochlorococcus sp. MIT 1307 genome, one interval contains:
- a CDS encoding Gfo/Idh/MocA family oxidoreductase: MKKQYNVLIIGLGKIGCLYDINSSDDNFIVTHAKAFDLHSNFKLIGGVDLSHENCLLFKNKYKVKTFNKIEDAIQVSDPDVLVISTNTDSHNSILRKIIELSLNNKTILCEKPISNNAYETLHILKDLASLNNRLYVNYMRRADPGVLEIKERLETGKIKTPIKGVCYYTNGIYNNASHFIDMLTYWLGEEKKAFIINQNFNHRATDPEPDFHIEFKKGSLIFLSLKSLKYSVLTAEIYSPSGRIFYQNEGRQITFQGKIPCPNFNGYSIIEPDGETIDNKMNISQLNVVNQLFRALQFKENHLCTGIEAIHTLELINKLLKVSKDE; this comes from the coding sequence ATGAAAAAGCAATATAATGTGCTCATAATTGGGCTAGGAAAAATAGGCTGTCTATATGATATCAATAGTTCAGATGATAATTTTATAGTCACACACGCAAAGGCCTTTGATCTTCATAGTAACTTTAAATTAATAGGAGGAGTCGATTTGAGTCATGAAAATTGCTTACTATTTAAAAATAAATACAAGGTAAAAACATTTAACAAAATTGAAGATGCTATACAAGTTAGTGACCCAGATGTACTTGTAATTTCAACAAATACAGATAGTCATAATTCTATTTTGCGAAAAATAATAGAGCTAAGTCTAAATAATAAGACCATCTTATGTGAAAAACCTATTTCAAATAATGCTTATGAAACTTTACATATATTAAAGGATTTAGCGTCTTTAAATAATAGACTTTATGTAAATTATATGAGAAGAGCTGATCCTGGAGTTTTAGAAATCAAAGAAAGGCTTGAAACAGGGAAAATAAAGACTCCTATAAAAGGAGTTTGTTATTACACAAACGGTATATATAACAATGCTTCCCACTTCATTGATATGCTTACTTACTGGCTAGGAGAGGAGAAAAAGGCATTTATTATAAATCAGAATTTTAATCATAGAGCAACTGATCCAGAGCCTGATTTTCATATAGAGTTTAAAAAAGGGTCGTTAATATTTTTAAGTTTAAAATCTTTAAAATATTCAGTTCTAACAGCCGAAATTTATAGTCCGTCTGGAAGGATATTTTATCAAAATGAAGGCCGACAGATAACCTTTCAGGGTAAGATCCCTTGTCCTAACTTTAATGGCTATAGCATAATTGAACCTGACGGGGAAACTATTGATAATAAAATGAATATATCACAACTTAATGTGGTCAATCAACTATTTAGAGCATTACAATTTAAAGAGAACCATCTTTGTACAGGGATTGAAGCTATTCATACACTAGAATTAATTAATAAGCTTTTAAAAGTGTCAAAAGATGAATAA
- a CDS encoding aminotransferase class III-fold pyridoxal phosphate-dependent enzyme codes for MNKMKKQQFTAIIQARMGSTRLPGKVLADISGRPMLEFMIERVKRCELLDHIIIATTELDEDNAIELLGQKLNITIVRGSTKDVLSRYHKAALTTHSENLVRLTADCPLLDPNLIDRTIVEYINSGVDYLSNSYPPTFPDGLDVEVFRKKCLLASYLKCNEPLNREHVTVWIRESNNYMVNTYKSRKNYSNMRWTVDEAEDLEVVRMIVEHFEGRSDFSWEDVIELEKLKPSIFEINSKIKRNEGFNIGTGQKLYKRAKKLIPGGNMLLSKRPEMFLPEGWPSYFSKARGCKVWDLDGSEYTDMSIMGIGTNILGYGCLEVDEAVKLTIERGNMSTFNCPEEVELAEKLVSMHPWSDMVRFARTGGEANAIAVRIARASKGKDKIAICGYHGWHDWYLATNLKGNLELKDHLLPGLEANGVPKSLEDTVIPFTYNDLEEIEKIANKYNLAAIKMEVERSSIPKKGYLEGIRKLCDSKGIILIFDECTSGFRETFGGLHLKYGVDPDIAIFGKALGNGYSITCVLGRKEIMQSAQSTFMSSTFWTERIGPTAALKTLEVMERNKSWEEITSKGNYFRNKINKMANKYELEISLKGLASLSTFTFSGTDSLKYKTLITQQMLRKGYLASNTCYMSTAHSIEIINDYMVHLEKIFKLIKECETGREDIDELLTYECCHSSFKRLN; via the coding sequence ATGAACAAAATGAAGAAACAACAATTTACTGCGATAATACAAGCAAGAATGGGCTCAACTAGGCTTCCAGGGAAAGTTCTCGCTGATATATCTGGTAGGCCTATGCTCGAATTTATGATTGAAAGGGTAAAAAGATGCGAATTGCTTGATCACATAATTATTGCCACTACAGAACTAGATGAGGATAATGCAATTGAATTGTTGGGGCAAAAATTAAATATAACAATAGTGAGAGGAAGTACAAAGGATGTTTTATCACGTTATCATAAAGCAGCATTAACTACACATTCAGAGAACCTAGTTAGGCTAACAGCTGATTGTCCTCTATTAGACCCTAACTTAATTGATAGGACAATAGTCGAATATATTAATAGCGGAGTTGACTATTTAAGTAATTCTTATCCACCAACATTTCCTGACGGCCTAGATGTAGAAGTCTTTAGGAAAAAATGTTTACTAGCTTCTTATTTGAAATGTAATGAGCCTTTGAATAGAGAGCATGTAACTGTATGGATAAGAGAAAGTAATAATTATATGGTTAATACTTATAAATCGAGAAAAAATTACTCGAATATGAGATGGACCGTTGATGAGGCAGAAGATCTAGAAGTTGTAAGAATGATTGTAGAACACTTTGAAGGAAGATCTGATTTTTCATGGGAGGATGTAATTGAATTGGAAAAATTAAAGCCCTCTATTTTTGAAATAAATAGCAAAATCAAAAGAAATGAAGGCTTCAATATAGGGACAGGTCAAAAGCTATATAAACGTGCAAAGAAATTGATCCCAGGAGGAAATATGCTGTTATCAAAAAGGCCAGAAATGTTTCTTCCTGAAGGTTGGCCCTCATATTTCTCAAAAGCTAGGGGTTGCAAAGTGTGGGATTTAGATGGGAGTGAATATACAGATATGAGTATTATGGGTATTGGCACAAATATTTTAGGATATGGCTGCTTGGAAGTTGATGAGGCGGTTAAGTTAACAATCGAAAGAGGAAATATGAGCACATTTAATTGTCCAGAGGAAGTAGAACTCGCTGAAAAGTTAGTCAGCATGCATCCATGGTCAGATATGGTTCGTTTTGCAAGGACAGGAGGGGAGGCTAATGCAATTGCTGTAAGAATAGCCAGAGCAAGTAAAGGCAAAGATAAAATAGCTATATGTGGATATCATGGATGGCATGATTGGTATTTAGCTACTAATCTAAAAGGAAATTTAGAGTTAAAGGATCATTTACTTCCAGGACTAGAAGCAAATGGTGTTCCAAAATCATTGGAAGATACTGTGATACCATTTACCTACAATGATCTGGAGGAAATCGAAAAGATTGCTAATAAATATAATCTAGCAGCAATAAAAATGGAAGTAGAAAGATCATCAATACCAAAAAAGGGTTATTTAGAAGGTATAAGGAAATTATGTGATTCAAAAGGGATAATTCTTATATTTGATGAATGTACATCTGGTTTCCGAGAAACATTTGGAGGTCTACATTTAAAGTATGGTGTAGATCCAGATATAGCAATATTCGGCAAAGCACTTGGCAATGGATATTCAATAACTTGCGTTTTAGGTAGAAAAGAAATAATGCAGTCAGCTCAAAGTACATTTATGAGCAGTACATTTTGGACAGAGCGCATAGGACCAACAGCAGCATTAAAGACTTTGGAAGTCATGGAAAGAAATAAAAGCTGGGAAGAGATCACAAGCAAAGGAAATTATTTTAGGAATAAAATAAATAAAATGGCCAACAAATATGAGTTAGAAATTTCACTAAAAGGCCTAGCCTCTCTTAGTACATTTACATTTTCAGGTACTGACTCACTTAAGTATAAAACATTAATCACACAACAAATGCTGAGGAAAGGCTACCTTGCTTCAAATACATGCTACATGAGCACTGCACATAGCATAGAGATTATTAATGATTATATGGTACATCTGGAGAAGATTTTCAAGTTGATAAAAGAATGTGAAACTGGTAGAGAAGATATTGATGAATTATTAACATATGAATGTTGTCATTCTAGCTTTAAAAGGTTGAATTAA
- a CDS encoding aldo/keto reductase: MIKEKEPSTNLCLGTAQFGMNYGISNKKGIIRRKEIIEIVQLIIKNDIKYIDTAQSYGSAEGIIGELVPKCSPIKIITKINTDGFNIKNNNFTLELDSSLKKSLLDLKRDNIEGLLIHDCSIFKKSGCKDLINWLLSIKRKGLVKKIGVSIYSEKDLESVPLSHIDIVQLPISIYDQRLLKNGTISKMKKKGIEIQARSIFLQGLLLQAMSDWPSFISNDFRDHHGRFANYLKGKNISLLEASLDFVKSIKHIKTILVGISSKEDFENILLIWKKVQSKLDNTMSYSQWSWEDSTFLDPRAWPKRS, translated from the coding sequence ATGATAAAAGAAAAAGAACCTTCTACGAATTTATGTTTAGGAACAGCTCAGTTTGGCATGAATTATGGGATTTCAAATAAAAAAGGAATTATCAGAAGAAAGGAAATAATTGAGATAGTTCAATTAATTATTAAAAACGATATAAAGTACATAGATACTGCTCAATCATATGGATCAGCTGAGGGAATCATAGGAGAGCTAGTACCTAAATGCAGTCCAATAAAGATCATTACAAAAATAAATACTGATGGGTTTAACATTAAAAATAATAATTTCACTCTAGAGTTGGACAGTAGCTTAAAAAAAAGTTTGTTAGATTTAAAAAGAGATAATATAGAAGGATTATTAATACATGATTGTTCAATTTTTAAAAAATCAGGTTGTAAAGATTTAATTAATTGGCTATTGAGTATTAAAAGAAAAGGTTTAGTGAAAAAAATAGGGGTTTCAATTTATAGTGAAAAAGATTTAGAATCTGTACCTCTTAGTCATATCGACATAGTTCAATTACCGATTTCAATATATGATCAAAGATTGTTGAAGAATGGAACTATCTCAAAAATGAAGAAAAAAGGTATTGAAATTCAAGCAAGAAGTATTTTTCTTCAAGGTTTATTATTACAAGCAATGAGTGATTGGCCTTCATTTATCTCTAATGATTTTAGAGATCATCACGGAAGATTTGCTAATTATCTAAAAGGAAAGAATATTTCATTACTAGAGGCTTCACTAGATTTTGTGAAATCAATAAAGCATATTAAGACAATTCTTGTGGGGATCTCAAGTAAAGAAGATTTTGAAAATATTTTATTAATATGGAAAAAAGTTCAAAGCAAACTGGATAATACTATGAGTTACTCTCAATGGTCATGGGAGGATTCGACATTTTTAGATCCCAGAGCATGGCCGAAGAGAAGTTAA
- a CDS encoding DegT/DnrJ/EryC1/StrS family aminotransferase → MNKNRLALLGGSKLIDYTFAKYNSIGKEEKVAVSNVMDSGCLSKFLGCWDEDFYGGPEVKRFERACKSYFKVQYAVTVNSWTSGLICALGAIGVEPGDEVIVTPWTMCATATSILHWNAIPVFADIDKRTFNLDIQSVKNNITENTKVIMAADIFGQSCDVVGLNEIALENNIKLITDSAQSPGSITSSGLTGTLADIGGFSLNYHKHIHTGEGGIIVTNSENYYQRLALIRNHAEAAVQGMKVQDLSNMIGHNFRLGEIESAIGCEQLKKLDGILERRRQIGFRLTEGLKGLKGLITPYIEKGNTHSFYIYPMILDVDLLGLPRKTIKAALEAEGLKGLIEGYANIHMLPIFQEKTAYGKKGFPWSSDICKREVNYQKGICPNAEELHDKTFLGYEMCLHQLDDKDVEMIISVFHKVWDSIGELISRENL, encoded by the coding sequence ATGAATAAAAATAGATTAGCCTTATTAGGAGGAAGCAAACTTATTGATTATACTTTTGCTAAGTATAATTCTATAGGCAAGGAAGAAAAAGTTGCAGTTTCAAATGTAATGGATTCTGGCTGCTTGTCTAAGTTTTTAGGTTGCTGGGACGAAGACTTTTATGGAGGTCCAGAGGTTAAAAGATTTGAGAGGGCATGTAAAAGTTATTTCAAAGTCCAATACGCAGTAACCGTCAATTCGTGGACTTCTGGACTAATATGCGCTTTAGGTGCTATTGGCGTAGAGCCTGGTGATGAAGTAATAGTAACTCCATGGACTATGTGTGCTACAGCAACATCTATTCTTCATTGGAATGCAATTCCTGTTTTTGCAGATATAGATAAAAGAACGTTCAATCTTGATATCCAATCAGTCAAGAATAATATCACTGAAAACACAAAAGTTATAATGGCTGCTGATATATTTGGACAATCATGTGATGTAGTAGGCTTGAATGAGATCGCCTTGGAGAATAATATTAAATTAATTACTGATAGTGCGCAATCACCAGGAAGTATTACATCTAGCGGTTTAACAGGTACACTGGCAGATATTGGAGGTTTTAGTCTTAATTATCACAAACACATTCATACCGGTGAAGGCGGGATTATAGTTACAAATTCTGAAAACTACTATCAAAGATTAGCTCTGATCCGCAATCATGCCGAAGCTGCAGTTCAAGGAATGAAAGTGCAGGATCTATCTAATATGATTGGCCATAATTTTAGACTAGGTGAAATAGAGTCAGCAATTGGGTGTGAGCAACTAAAAAAACTTGATGGAATTCTTGAACGAAGAAGACAAATAGGTTTTCGCTTGACAGAGGGATTGAAGGGACTGAAAGGCCTTATAACTCCTTATATTGAAAAAGGTAATACACATTCATTTTATATATACCCTATGATATTGGATGTTGATCTACTTGGGTTGCCAAGAAAAACAATCAAAGCAGCCTTAGAAGCTGAAGGTCTAAAGGGGCTGATAGAAGGCTACGCCAATATACACATGCTGCCAATATTCCAAGAAAAGACTGCCTATGGAAAGAAGGGTTTTCCATGGAGTTCAGACATTTGTAAACGGGAAGTTAATTATCAGAAGGGTATTTGCCCGAATGCAGAGGAGTTGCACGATAAAACCTTCTTAGGTTATGAAATGTGTCTTCATCAGTTGGATGATAAAGATGTTGAAATGATAATTAGTGTCTTCCATAAAGTATGGGATTCAATTGGAGAATTAATCTCAAGGGAAAATTTATAA
- a CDS encoding glycosyltransferase family protein: MKIVSTIEARMTSSRLPGKVLLRSKGIPLLGHLVNRLKKVESIDEIVLATTTKKTDNVLESFANEYEIGCFRGEEDDVMKRVINAGEEYKADVIVEITGDCPLIDPGIIEQVIRTFKANKCDFVNNNTLQSYPDGMDTRVITLAALKKSYLLTDNVLDKEHVTLHIKNNPDLFKIINLVAPPDLHWPELGLTLDEYDDYKLINKVIESLYDKDPFFKCIDILNYLRKNLGLVLINKDVLRKGDT; this comes from the coding sequence ATGAAAATCGTTTCTACAATAGAAGCTAGAATGACATCTTCTAGATTGCCTGGAAAAGTATTATTGAGATCAAAAGGAATTCCACTTCTGGGTCACCTAGTAAATAGATTAAAGAAAGTCGAATCAATAGATGAGATAGTTTTAGCAACTACAACAAAAAAGACTGATAATGTATTAGAGTCTTTCGCTAATGAATATGAAATCGGATGTTTTAGAGGCGAAGAAGATGATGTAATGAAAAGGGTTATAAATGCTGGAGAAGAATATAAAGCAGATGTGATAGTTGAGATAACGGGAGACTGCCCTTTGATTGACCCTGGCATTATTGAACAAGTAATAAGAACATTTAAAGCAAATAAATGTGATTTCGTAAATAATAATACTCTACAAAGTTATCCAGATGGGATGGATACCAGAGTCATTACGCTAGCTGCTTTAAAAAAATCATATCTACTTACAGACAACGTTCTGGACAAGGAGCATGTCACTTTACACATCAAAAATAATCCTGACCTATTTAAAATTATTAATCTTGTGGCTCCGCCAGATTTGCATTGGCCAGAGTTAGGGTTGACCTTGGATGAGTATGATGACTACAAATTGATTAATAAAGTTATAGAGTCTTTATATGATAAAGACCCTTTCTTTAAATGTATAGACATACTAAATTATTTAAGAAAGAATTTAGGGCTAGTATTAATCAATAAAGATGTATTGAGGAAAGGAGATACTTAA